AATTCGTACAGCCCAGCCTTAGCCGCCTCGCGCACTTCGGGCGGAATTTGCTGATTTGAACGCACCAAGGCTCCATACAGCATCAAGGCTCGATCAAAGCGACGATAGGCTTCGTCGATCATGCCTTGTTCTTGGAAACACTGGCCTTCAGCAACATGCAAGGCTGCCAGCACCGCACACCGATCAAGATCAATTGTGCCCTCGAATTGAACTAACTTGAGCAAATCTTCATCGGGCAACAAATCAACAAAGTGGCTATGGGTATCGAATAAATCGCGATAGGCCGTGTTGATTGCCGCTTGAGCCTCTTCGACCGAACCAGCCTCGCGCAAATGCACAATCTTGCGCCAAACAAGGCCAAATTGCTCGATCAAGCGTAAAATGTAATCTCGCATAGCTCCTCAAAAAAGAGCGCAGCCTGTGGTTGCCCATACACTGCGCCAACAACTTAGCCTAATTGGTTGATCAACTGGTTGGGATCGTTGGTTGGCAATTTGCAAGCCCGCCGCACACAGACATAGGCCGTGGCTTGCTGGTTGAGCAATGGTCGTTCAGCCAACAACGGAATCAACTGCTGAGCCGCTTGATCATCTGGCCGACAGGCAGCCACGACTTTGTTGGGTTGATAGTTGCGATAGGTCGCTTGCAACAACGCTTTGAACGCAGGATCAGCGGGATCGCCAATTAGAGCAACTTCGCGTGGTTCAGCAAGCGCAAAATCGGCGGCAGCCAACAAACGCCCAAACGCCCCAGGCAGTTGCAACAATGCACCACTCAAATTCGCCAGCACGGTTTCGGCGTATTGGCGATATTCGTAGCGATCAAGCAGGGTGGCCAAACGCAGCAACACATCAACCGCCACCGAATTTCCGGCAGGCGTAGCATTGTCGTAAAGGTCGCGAGGTCGCGTGATCAACTGCTCATGATCGCTGGCCGTGTCGAAAAAGCTGCGCTGTTGTGCATCCCAGAAGCGCTCAGTCATGCTTTCGGCCAATTCAATCGCCACTTGCAGCCAGCGCAGATCAAAGGTTGCCTCGTACAAGGCCAGCATGCCATCGGCAACACAGGCATAATCTTCGAGGTAGCCCTTGAATTTAGCCTGACCATCTTTGTATGAACGATACAGTTGGCCATTTTGATAGAGCTTGCTGGTAATAAATTCAGCGTTGCGAATCGCCGCAGCGCGATAATCGGCATTATCGAGCACATTGGCGGCAAAGGCCAAACTGCGCAGCATCATGCCATTCCACGAAGCCAAAATCTTTTCATCGCGGCCTGGGCGAATGCGCGTATTGCGCTGAGCCAAGAGCGTGGCACGAATTGCGGCGATGCGCTGGGCCAAATCTGCCTCGCTAATGCTCAACTCTTTGGCAACCACGCTAGGATCTTGGGGCACATACAAAATTGTATGACCCTCAAAATTGCCTTCGGGCTGAATATTCCAATACAACTGAGCGAGAGCTGCATCCTCAGGGCTGAGCAATTGCTGAATTTCAGCTACGCTCCAAACATAAAATTTGCCCTCTTCGCCTTCGCTATCAGCATCTTCCGCAGCATAAAAACCGCCATCAGGGCTAGTCATATCGCGCAAAATGTAGTTGATGCTTTCTTCAGCAATTCGCCGATAAAACGGCTCATGGGTGGCTTGGTAGGTTTCGAGATAGAGCTGGCTGAGCAAGGCATTATCGTAGAGCATTTTCTCGAAGTGCGGCACGAGCCACTGAGCGTCGACCGAATAGCGGGCAAAGCCACCGCCAAGCTGATCGTACATGCCGCCGTTGGCCATTGCTTGCAAGGTTTGGGTCACTTGATTGAGCGCATCTTGATCGTCGCTGCGCAGCCAAGTTCGCAGTACCATGCCAAAAATCAAGGCTTGCGGGAATTTCGGCGCACCGCCGTAGCCACCAAAACGCGAATCGAATTGGCTCATTTGGCGTTGAGCCGCCACATTCAATTGGCTTTTGCTCAATTTCACTTGCTCAAGATCGAAGCTCAAAATATCTTCTAAATGCTCACGCATCTGCTCGGCGCTTTGAAACACCTCTTCGCGACGGTCGCGATAGGCTTCGGCCACGCCATGTAGCACCTGTTGAAACGAAGGCATATTGTGGCGCGGCTCTGGGGGAAAGTAGGTTCCACCATAAAACGGTGCACCATCAGGGGTTAAAAAGACCGTCATTGGCCAGCCGCCGTGGCGGGTCATCGCTTGCACAGCGGCCATATACAACGAATCAATATCAGGCCGTTCTTCGCGATCAACCTTGATATTGATAAATAATTCGTTCATGACGGCAGCAGTCGCTGGATCTTCAAACGATTCATGGGCCATAACGTGACACCAATGGCAAGCGCTATAGCCAACACTTAATAAAATTGGTTTATCATCTTGTTTGGCACGTTGCAAGGCCTCTTCACCCCAAGCATACCAATCGACAGGGTTTTCGGCGTGTTGCAACAAGTAAGGGCTAGTTTCATGAATTAAACGATTTGCCATAGCGGCTCCTTAACTAATCTACCAGTAGTATATAGCAGGTCGTGGTGCGAGGAGATTAATGGAATACTAACTTTTTGCGCTCCTTCACCCCCTAGCTCCTACTTAATGAAGATAGATTTTAAGAAATTAAGACCATACCCTCACCCCCGCCCCCTCTCCCACTGCGGCGGGCGAGGGGAGTTCCAAGTTTCATGATCGAGGGATTCCCCCTCGCTCGCTTGGCGGGAGAGGGGGCTAGGGGGTGAGGGTTTAGTCTAATAGATTTATGATAGTTGATGGAGCACTATATATGGACGAAAACGCCTTACCCGACCCAATGTTGCTAACGTGGATGGGCAGTTATACTCATGCCGATTTGCAGCATGTGACCCGTGCCACTCAATTGCTGCATCATTTAGCCCCATTTCGCGATTTGAGCGAGGCAGCAGTGATTGGGCGCTGGTTCACATGGCTCTTGATGCTGGAACATCACACATTAACCTATCTCGATTTGAATATTGAGCAAGCCCAGCGCTATTGGCGTGGATTACGGGCGGTCGCCGAAAATCGTTCTGCCGCCACATCGCCACTGGGCCAAGCCTTGGGCGATTTTGTGGGCAATTTGCCACGCCTACCTGCCTTCAGTAGCAGCGATTTAATGCTCGTCAGTTTGGCAATTGGCCATACGCTCGATGGTTTGGCATGGCGTTATAGTTGGCAACGCCAAAATAGCGAGCCAGCCGCCAGCTCGTTGTTAGATGCGATGGGGCGTTCGAGTGGCATGTATACTGCGTTGACCTTGCTCAGTGGCTTGCGCGGTTGGCGTTTATCTGAGGTATTGCTGCAGCATCCGGCGCGGCGTTGTATTAAAGTGGTCGAGGCGGTTGCAGGCACGTTGCGCCTCCAACCAACCTCGGCCTTACCCGATAATTTGTGGCAAGCACTGGAGCAAGCCTTCAATCCGCTTGAAACGCGCTGGGCCGATTATCGTCAAACCAGCGGTCTACTATTGCAGCGCTACCAAACATGGCTCGCCAGCGAACAACCTATTGCCGACGCAAACGCTGAGTGAGCGACTGATAAAAATGGGCTTGGGGATAAACATGGGCAAAACGGCAAATCTCTTGAGCACGCGTGACCTCAATCAGATCATCAGGCTCAATTGGAAACGACCACTGCCCATCAAGGCTAATAATTGTCGGATGATGGCGGGCCAGCGTCCAACTAATTTTGGTATCTGGCGGTAGCACGAGGGCTGGCAAACTGGTTAAGTGGCCAGCCACCGTCACCAACAATAACGAATCGGAGCGCGGGTCGAGCACTGGGCCGCCTGCCGCCAAGGCATAGGCAGTTGAGCCAGTTGCGGTTGAAACCAAAACCCCATCAGCCCGATAGCTCGTCAGTGGCATATCATCGATGGCAACCGAAACATGGACTACTCGTGCGACATCACGCCGCGACAGCAACACCTCGTTCAAAGCCAGATCATTAAAAATCTCTTGGCCTTGGCGTAGAACTCGTGCTCGGACCAACGTGCGCTGATCGTACCAACCACCGCTGTTAAGCAACACCTCTAAGCCTTCATAGACCGATTCTTCAGTAACTTCGGCCATAAAACTCAGGTGGCCCATCGCCACCCCCAAAATCGGCATATTATGGGTGATGCCAATTCGGGCGGCGCGGAGTACCGTGCCATCGCCACCAAGCGCCAACATCAATTGGCATGGCGCGACCAGATCTGGCTCATCGCGGGCACTTTGCGATGTGCCTAGCCACACACTTAACCCTCGTTCGCCCAACCAAGCCGCAATTCGTTCCCCTGCTTGGGCTGTTGCAGGCGCAAGCGGATTATACAAAACGCCAATTGTGTGCATAGCGCCTCCTGTGGTGGCCATTCTGCGCTGCATCATAACACACTCACCGAGCGCTGTCCTACGCTGCTAGCTATTTAGCTTGATGGCTGATTACCCATTCAACTGCTCCAATCACCAACTCTGGTTGGTCGAGATGGATGTAATGTCCACTAGTTTCAGCTATCTGATGTTGGCTGTTGCTCGAAAGCTGAGCTAATTCCTGCTGCAAGCTATCCCACGTCTGTTCAAATTCCGCTGGCATGGTGTTATCAGCAATCCCACGGGTTAACACCACCAACGGAAGATCCTTAAGTGATTGCGGAGCTTGAGCTTGATTCAGATCTTTGGTTATCGCTGCTAAGGCCGCATCCATCGCGCTACAGGTGCTGGTTTGGTATAGGCTAGCAGCAATCGAGGCTTGGGCTGGTTGCGGCAATTTGGCATAGGTCGTTTGTGATTGCTCAAACAGCTTTGTCAGCCGAATAATCCCAAATGGAGCCAACGCATCACAGGCTTGCATCGACTGACGCATAACTGCAAATGGGTCTTCATCAAGCTGTGATTGACGTTGGCGTTGTTGTTCATGCGATGAATCGACCAGCACCAATCCAACAACTTGTTCAGGGTAGCGCTGGGCATATTCGCGCACATACACCCCCCCAGCCGAATGGCCAACCAATACATATGGTGCTGGTACGTTGGCGTGATTCAGCAGTTCATGCAAAGTTTCGGCAATCGAAGCCCGATCAGCCTTGTCGGCCACAGCTGCGCTCCAGCCCATGCCAACCCGATCGTAGGCACACACTCGATATTGTTCAGCTAAGGCTGGTTGGACTAAGCCCCAAACATCAGCACCATCGCCTAAGCCAGATTCAAGCACGATCGTTGGGCTGCCACTGCCCATACAAATTAGCCGCATCGCATGGCCATTGACCATAATTTGCTGCTCAGCTGGCAAAAATCGTTGGCGATCACGCTGGCTGGCCCAGCGCTGAAACGCCCAGCCGCCGATCAACAAGCCAATCATCAACAGACCAATCCAACCGAGCCAGCGCCCAATGCGTCGCAAGAGCGAACGTTTTTGTGGTTTTATCTTCATGATTATTCCTTGGCTAACGATAGAGGTCAACTATAGCCAAGAAATACCCAAACCACAGGGTTAATCAGGGTGAAATCGACTCAGCAATTAGAGCTATAGCCGCATCGATCTTCAGGCCGCTGAGTATCTATAATTCGATCGCATAACCCCAAAAAGCCCTTCATAAATGAATGAAGGGCTCAACGATAAAAGTTTATGAGATTCTACGATAGGTGGTTCCCCCCTCGCCGCGCGTGCGGGAGAGGGGGCTAGGGGGTGAGGGCATGCTAATCGACAGTCAATTCCATTCCATCATTGTTAAACCCTACCCTTGAAAGGTTAGACAGTGAGCCGAACTAACTACCTAATTCATCGTCATCGTCGCCATCGTCGCTATCGACATCATCGAGGCTCATTTCGTCGAGATCTTCTTCCTCTTCCTCGCCCATTTCATCAACTTCATCATCGTCATCGCCATCGAAATCGTAGCGCAACGAATAATCGCGAACGTATGGCCGGAAGGCTCCCATATCGCCGCTGAGCTTGCCAGGGAACGAAATTTTGGTGCGTTGTGATGGGTGTTGGAAGGTTTCGCGAATCACAATCCGCACTTGACCATTTTCGATATGCGCGATGGCTGCGGCATATTTGTTGCCACCATCGATCAATTCAGCTAAGCGTTGAGCAAGTTTTGGCTCAATCCGCCCAATTAAAATCCCATCGCTGGTGTAGGCATTCAACAAGCGGCCTTCGTGGCGCAACTCAACGATCTCGCCGCTACCTAATTGACTTACCAAACCTGGATTAGCGAGATTCGTCAGCGTGGTAATGCCGGTTTTGCCAGTTTCGCTGACAAACAAGCGCAAATCGACCAATTCGCGGCTGCGTTGATTGGTTTTGCCTTCGCTGCTCAATAATGGAGTCAGCTTATCGATATTGCGACGGGCAATAATATTGCTTGGGGCAAGTTTTAAGGTCTTTTGATAGGTTTCAAGCGCTTCAGCATAACGATTTACTTCTTGCAAAGCCTTGCCTAAACGATTATAGGTTTCAGGATCTTCAGCAAGTTCAATAGCTTTACGATTCAATTCAATTGCCGATTCCCACTGATTATTAGCAGCTTCACTAATCGCTTGATCGATTAAACGATTACGAATGCGCATCTTATCATCTTGCTTGGACACTGAGTTCCTCCAGGCTTTAATCACACAGAACGGACGCAGTTCACACCGCATCCGCTCAAACCAATCCTAAAAACCATCGATTTACTAAACGTCGAACTTCAAGGCCACAATCAGGCCGATAAATCCAATAAAGTTATTGATCGAGTGCGCCAAAACTGCACTCCATAGATTGTTGGTGTAGTGGTAAACCAAGGCCAAAATCGCCCCACCAAGAAAAATCGGAATCAAGAGGGCAATATAACCAGTCGTAACTCCAAAGGCATGCGGCAGGGCAAATAGAATGCCACTGAGCACAACCCCCCAGGTAACCCCAAGTTTTTGGCGGATCGCCCGAAAAGCGTAGCCGCGAAAAAAGACTTCCTCTAAAAATGGCCCAATAATCACTACAAACAAACCAAATAAGCCAATTTGTAGATTACTAGCCTCTTTAAAAGGGCCGATCAACTGTGCTTGTTGATCAGGGCTGCTATCTAAAGCTTTGCTAATCACCCCTGAAATAAAGTTGGTCACTAAGAAACTGATGCCTGCAATAAAGCCAAACCCTAAAGCAACCCCCAGTTTTTTGCGATTCAGGCCAAACCATGCTAGGGGCAACTTGCGCAAAATATTGACCCGCAAGATGCTGGCTAAAGTAAAACCTAAGCCCAAGGTTGGAGCATTGAGCAAAATAAAGGTTGGGTCATTCAATAAGCCTTGGATTTGCTCCAAATCGCTTAATCCATTGGCCAGCATGTAAGCAACCATGATGATCACTTGCAACAGGACTGCCAGCAAAAAACCAAAAATCAAATCTGGCAATACCCAGTAGGCCATTGGCGTGCGACTGTTGCCTTCCTCTGAGCCTGGAACTGCCGCACCAGTTGACGGCACCTGATAGCCATAATCTGCTGGATACCAACCAGGTTGAGCCATGGGTTGTTGCGGCTGCATAGGCGGAGCAACTGGCGGTTGCGGTACGCCACCAAGCGCCTTCAACACAGCATCGTTGCGTTCACGTTGGGGATCATCGTTGCCATAACTCATTTATGCACCTATTGCTAGCGTTTCGCCGATCAGATCGCCACCCAACCACCATGGGCGAGTTTCAGTGACGTGAATGTTGACCACTTTGCCATACCAATCGCCTGCGGCCTCAAAAAAGACCAATTTGTTGTTGCGATCGCGGCCACGCCATTTGCCTTTGGTGAATTCCTCAACCAAAACTTCAACCTCGTGCCCCAAGCATGCTTCGTTGCGCTCGGTGGCAATCCGTTCTTGCAAGCGTTCAAGCGCAATTCGGCGATATTGCTTTTCGCCATGTTCAACTGCTAAGGCTGGGTCAAGCTCCATATCAGCAGCTTTGGTGCCTGGGCGCGAGGAGTAAGCGGCAATATGCACTTTATCAAACCGAATGTTTTCAACCATCTCCAAGGTGCGCTCAAACATTTCACGAGTTTCGCCCGGATGCCCAACAATAATATCGGTTGATAATGATACGTTTGGGATAATCTCGCGAATTCGTTCGATCAATTTGGTATATTTAGCCACGGTATAGCCGCGCTTCATCACTTTGAGCAATTGATCGTCGCCTGCCTGAATTGGCAAGTTAATATCAGGCATGATTTTGGGCAAGCGGGCAATCGTATGCAACAATTTTTCGCTCATAAAGGCTGGATGCGAGGTCAAAAAGCGTAAGCGAACTAAACCTGGGGTTTCATGCAAATATTCTAACAAATCGGCAAGGTCAGGTCGCCCAGGCAAATCGTGGCCGTATGAATCGACAATTTGGCCCAGCAAGGTAATTTCTTTAGCACCACGGGCACAAATTCGCCGCACTTCTTCAGCAATTTCTTCCATTGGGCGCGAACGCTCTTTACCACGGCGCAATGGAATTACACAATAAGCACACGACATATTACAGCCATAATTAATTGGCACATGCACATTGACTGGCGGCACTTGCCAATCAGCCACGGGCAAGGCTGGTTCGTCAAGCTGGTAAATTGGGTTAGGCGCTAAGGCCAAGACCTCATCAACTGCCGATGGCGAAACAAAATGGTCAACCATTGGCAACTTTTTCTTAAAGATCGATTGATTGTTTGGGCCGACCATACAGCCCCACAGCACAATTTTGGTATCGGGCCGCTCTCGTTTGATCCGTTGAATATCGGTAATTTTGCCGATAATCTTTTCTTCAGCATTGGCCCGCACTGAGCACGAATTTAATACAATAAAATCGGCATCTTCAGCTTGCTCAGCAGGAGTATAACCTACCCCTTGCAGCGCCGATTCAAGTCGCTCTGAATCAGAGACGTTCATTTGGCAGCCAACTGTCCATACAAAATAGCGATTTCGTTCCATAACCCTACAACCTTTATGTCGTTAATAGCAAAAGTCGCAGCATTATAGCCTATCAAGCAGGCCATCGCAACCGTCGCAAGCGTGAGATCAAGCCAACCGCACCAACTATTGGCGTGTTTGTATTGTGCCACGATTTTGCAACCAGACACCAAATTAAGATATTAACGAATGCTCAGAATTCCAATCCGATACGAACCATCATCTAACTGGCCTTCTATTGCCAATTGCAAGGGCTGCACATAGTGATTGATCGCCGGAGCAATGAGTCGCAATTCATATTCCCCCACTGGCAGATCGAAGTGTTCAAATTGTTGGCGATGCTCGTAGGCTTGGGTTGGCAGTATTTGGCGTAAATCAAGGCTTGATTCTGCTTGCCAAACCACAGCCTGAGTAGCATCGCGCAATTGCCAAATCAACGGCCAGCGCTCATAAATCGGAGCAACACCAGCATTTTGCCAAGTACTTTCGATCTGGAGTTGCTGGTTATCGATGGCAAGTTTGATCGTGGTTGGGGCATAGCGATAGCCCGCTAATTTGCCCGCCATAATAAAATTCTGCGTATCAGCATTCGTCCACTTGCTGGTTTGCTCAGGACAATTAACTGGATCACGCCAGAAATCCCATGGGCTTTCACGATAGGGCTGGGCAAAATTGCCGTTGCTCACATACGAAATATGATACGAAATGACTTGGGTTTGGGCCGCCAAAAACTGGCCGCTATAATCGCGTTCGCCATATTCGCCAATCATCTCGCTAAAAATCGGTGCTACTTTCCAACGCTCAGCCACCAAGGGGCCAATTGCTTGGCCATCAACCATAATATCACTTTGAATTAATTGATCGATATTGGCCATTTGCTCAGGCATGCCCAAGGCATCGCGGGTGATGCTCCAATAGGGTTGCTTAGTCATGGCGTAGTAAAAGACAGGATTATTGCTCAACGGAATCGAAAGCAGAAAATGCGGGCCGAGGTGGGTATGCCAAGCATCAACCAGCCAGCGTGCTGTGCTTTCGCTGGCCCACATCACATGGTTTTTATCGGCATTCCATGGCAAATAGCCTTCACCATAACGGCCATAACTGCGCATCTGCACGCCCAAAATCCGCTGATCGCCCGCAAATTCCGCCACAAAGGCAGCCAGCAAAGCTTCAAGTCGGGCTTGCACAAACGGATGATTATAATTGGGATACCAATCGCCTTCAAAGCTTGCGCCAAATTCAGGCTGTTGCAAGTAATTTGGTAAAAACGGGCCATTATTGCTAGGCCCAGCACTTGCCCCCAAACCCAACCAAACCCGCTGGCCCTTCTGCTCAGCTGTATCAAGCAATTCATGAATTTCGCGCCAATCGTAGTCATTTTCGCTTGGCTCAAGTTCGGCCCATGTCCAGCGATCATAGCGTTCGCGATTCGAAATCAATTCGCTAGGACAGATCATGGTTTGGCCGCGCCATTGATACAAGCCTCTGCCAGGATTAGCCACCTCAGCCTGTTCCAACGCGATAACCGTCGGGGTGAATGTTTGCCAAACAAGCCTATTTTGGGGCCGCAAAAGATACCATGTCAAGCCAAATCCTGCTACAATCAATAGCACAAACAACACTCTAAACCATCGCATTGCCCAATCCTTTGTACCGATCGCGGTTGTCCCATCGTCGAAGCTGATCGATCACACTACCATTGTTATGAAGGGTTTCCATGCCAACCATTCTTGCTGTTGATGACGATACCACGGTTTGCGCCTTGATTCGCCATTTCTTGGGCGCTGATTATACAATTTTAACTGCCTCAAGCGTCAGCCAAGCGCTGCTGTTGCTTGAAACAAGCATTCCCGACCTATTATTAATTGATGAATTGCTGCCAGATATGCGTGGCCATGAGTTTTGCCAGAGCCTTGAGCATAACCCGCGCCTGCGCCAAATTCCGCGCATTATGATGTCGGCCTCGACTCATTACATCGTGGCAGGCACGCCCAATGTGCTGATGTATATTCGCAAGCCTTTTCGCCGTGAACAATTGTTGATGGCAGTTAGCGATGTACTTGGGGAGTGAAGAAGAACATAGAGCAAAGAACATAGTTGAAGTAGGGTACAGGTTTTAGGGGCTAGGGATCAGAAAATTATTTGTGAAATTCGTGGAATTCGTGGCTAAAAATCTTCGCGACCTTCGTGTTCTTCGCGGTTTCAAACCGTCGCGAATCATTATAAAAAATGCTGTGTTAGATCGACGATTAATCTAACACAGCAGCATGCGAATCGGCTTACTTAACGCGATATGGCTCGAAGCGATGGGCAAATTGGCGGGGCACTGCACCACGCAAGGTTGTGCCTTCAGCGCCAAATTCTTCGCTTTCAATCATCCCACGTTCGTGCCAAAGCGCCACTAGCTCGTTGGCTCGATAGGGAATCATTACCTCGAATTTAACCATGCGCTCCATCAACATCTGTTCAATCGCCGTTTGCAAGCGATCAATTCCAATGTTTTGTTGGGCCGAAATCGCCACCCAGCGATCGATCGGCAAGCCCAATTCAGTGATCATGCGCACAATTTCGGCATCGCTGGGACTATCAATCTTGTCGATTTTGTTGAACACGGTCAGAATTGGTTTATCCTGAACTTTGAGTTCGCTGAGCGTATCGATCACAGTTTTGAATTGTTCTTCGACATTGGGATGAGTCAGATCCAACACGTGCAACAAGACATCGGCTTCGGCAATTTCTTCTAGGGTTGCGCGAAAAGCAGCGACCAAGGCGGTTGGCAAGCGTTGAATAAACCCGACCGTATCGGTCATCAAAACTGCACGGCCACCAGGCAAAGCCACTTTGCGCGTGGTTGGGTCAAGTGTGGCAAACAACATATCGGCGGCCAGTACATCGGCTTGAGCCAAACGATTGAGCAAGGTTGATTTGCCAGCGTTGGTGTAGCCAACCACCGAAATAATTGGCAAGCCCGATTCTTGGCGGTTTTGGCGATACAACTCGCGATGACGATGCACATCAGCCAATTGTTCTTTCAACAAGGCGATGCGTTTGCCAATAATCCGTTGGTCACTTTCAAGCTGGGTTTC
The genomic region above belongs to Herpetosiphon gulosus and contains:
- the hflX gene encoding GTPase HflX — its product is MSNSVRERMHVTAKPKERALLVGGDIYNNREAWHIDDSLDELALLADTAGLEVVGTVSQKLDHPNPKTYIGPGKVREVADLRSETPYDVVIFDEELSPSQARNLEEAIKVKVIDRTTLILDIFAQHARTREGSLQVELAQYDYLLPRLRRAWTHLERQSGGGGGGSGVGVGLRGPGETQLESDQRIIGKRIALLKEQLADVHRHRELYRQNRQESGLPIISVVGYTNAGKSTLLNRLAQADVLAADMLFATLDPTTRKVALPGGRAVLMTDTVGFIQRLPTALVAAFRATLEEIAEADVLLHVLDLTHPNVEEQFKTVIDTLSELKVQDKPILTVFNKIDKIDSPSDAEIVRMITELGLPIDRWVAISAQQNIGIDRLQTAIEQMLMERMVKFEVMIPYRANELVALWHERGMIESEEFGAEGTTLRGAVPRQFAHRFEPYRVK